The proteins below come from a single Saccharophagus degradans 2-40 genomic window:
- a CDS encoding TonB-dependent receptor, giving the protein MKKFYIKPLVAAIALTAAGQGYAQEASAENTLEEVVVTGFRGSLQSSLNTKRDSVGVVDAIYAEDIADFPDNNLAESLQRIPGVAISRAGGEGQQITVRGLGPDYTRIRINGMESMSSTGGTDAIGGNNRGRGFDFNTFSSDLFSNLIVSKTNSAEIEEGSLGATVDLKTARPMELDDFVLSVGGNLNYNDKSEKVDPKIAVMVSKQFSDTFGALLSVSYADRNITDEGNSTVRWATYPDVGSYRGITDPTLSPELARLEETEEDRRLFHPRIPRYDSYTHEITRTGVAATFQWLPTDATDIVLDVLYSKHDATRNEIFMQGIGNSTADYDDYNFTDYEIDGQTIVYAAISNANAQVENRFDELTTEFQQVTLSATHEFTDRLRMNVLLGNSSSEFSNPVQTTIIARANGVGMTWDYRGDSADTLLTWGEDAYDESSYTLSGIRQRPQGTNNEFTNLTADLEFDFNDSVTLKAGVTSKSFKFDTYQSRYATNEGAKGLTIAGNMYEYDSGLGDGRAWLVPDLDKFIDAGILSNSGDFALSPRTNDIYAVEEDTTSLFTQVDFNTQLGEMPLSGNFGFRFFSTDQASTGWFENSEGNDVQEWVEHSYDDILPALNLRLEPMEDVVFRFSVSEGITRGGLSSLRADQGVSVNGSSYTITGGNPFLEPTKATSYDAGIELYITDTSAMSMTVFKKEIGSHIQRLRDQKTPAELGIPASEVAAQCENAAQNPESCNVNAVFDRSVPLNGPGGDLHGFEWQLQGDFGAFGDAWANVGYIANYTYVKTELAYLNEFGAVDVVANLQNLSEVTKSATLYYENDVFSARIALVDRSDYLTDPRGRDSNNQHGTYGTSNVDFSSSYQFNDNLKFNFDISNLTNQGDDQWVDREDLRLSYYHETGTQVSLGAQYKF; this is encoded by the coding sequence ATGAAGAAGTTCTACATAAAACCTTTAGTAGCAGCAATTGCGTTAACTGCAGCAGGCCAAGGCTATGCTCAGGAAGCAAGTGCTGAAAACACATTAGAAGAAGTGGTTGTTACTGGCTTTAGAGGCAGTTTGCAAAGCTCTTTAAATACTAAGCGCGATTCTGTTGGCGTAGTTGATGCAATATACGCTGAAGATATTGCGGACTTTCCAGATAACAACTTAGCAGAATCTTTACAGCGTATCCCTGGTGTTGCCATATCTCGCGCTGGCGGTGAAGGTCAACAAATTACAGTTCGCGGTCTTGGTCCTGACTATACTCGCATTCGTATTAACGGCATGGAGTCTATGTCATCTACTGGCGGTACAGATGCCATTGGTGGTAATAACCGCGGCCGTGGTTTCGACTTCAACACATTCTCTTCTGACCTTTTTAGCAACTTGATTGTAAGCAAAACCAACTCTGCTGAAATTGAAGAAGGTTCACTAGGTGCGACAGTAGACCTTAAAACTGCTCGCCCAATGGAGCTTGACGATTTCGTTCTGTCTGTAGGTGGCAATCTAAACTACAATGACAAGTCGGAAAAAGTAGACCCGAAAATTGCTGTAATGGTAAGCAAACAGTTTAGTGATACTTTTGGTGCTTTGCTGTCTGTATCTTACGCTGACCGCAACATTACCGATGAAGGCAACTCTACCGTTCGCTGGGCTACCTACCCAGACGTAGGCTCATATCGCGGAATCACCGACCCAACTCTTTCTCCTGAACTTGCAAGATTAGAAGAAACTGAAGAAGACCGTCGCTTGTTCCATCCACGTATTCCTCGCTACGATTCATACACACACGAAATTACGCGCACCGGTGTCGCTGCCACTTTCCAATGGCTACCTACAGATGCAACCGATATAGTCTTGGATGTGCTGTACTCTAAGCACGACGCCACGCGCAATGAGATCTTCATGCAAGGTATCGGTAACTCAACAGCCGATTACGACGATTACAATTTCACTGATTACGAAATAGACGGTCAAACAATCGTATACGCAGCAATTTCTAACGCTAATGCTCAAGTTGAAAACCGCTTCGACGAATTAACCACCGAGTTCCAACAAGTCACCTTGTCGGCTACTCACGAGTTTACCGACCGTTTACGCATGAACGTTTTGTTAGGTAACTCTTCATCCGAGTTCAGCAACCCGGTCCAAACCACCATTATTGCCCGCGCCAATGGTGTAGGTATGACTTGGGATTACCGCGGTGATAGCGCTGATACCCTACTAACTTGGGGTGAAGACGCTTATGATGAATCAAGCTACACCTTATCCGGTATTCGTCAGCGCCCACAGGGTACTAACAACGAATTCACTAACCTGACGGCAGATCTAGAGTTTGACTTTAACGATTCCGTAACGCTGAAAGCAGGTGTTACCTCGAAGTCGTTCAAATTCGACACTTATCAATCGCGTTACGCAACTAACGAAGGCGCGAAAGGCCTAACTATTGCTGGCAACATGTACGAATACGATTCAGGTTTAGGCGATGGCCGAGCTTGGCTAGTGCCAGACTTAGACAAATTTATCGATGCGGGCATTTTGTCCAACTCGGGTGATTTTGCTTTGAGTCCACGCACCAATGATATCTATGCTGTCGAAGAAGACACCACCTCTCTGTTTACTCAAGTGGACTTCAATACTCAATTAGGCGAAATGCCACTTTCAGGCAACTTTGGCTTCCGTTTTTTCAGCACCGACCAAGCCTCCACCGGTTGGTTTGAGAATAGCGAAGGCAACGACGTCCAAGAGTGGGTTGAGCATTCGTACGATGATATCTTGCCAGCCTTGAACCTACGCTTGGAGCCGATGGAAGATGTAGTATTCCGCTTTAGCGTTTCTGAAGGTATAACTCGCGGTGGCTTAAGCTCACTACGTGCAGACCAAGGTGTGAGCGTAAATGGTAGCTCTTACACCATCACCGGTGGCAACCCGTTCCTAGAGCCAACTAAAGCGACAAGCTACGATGCCGGTATCGAATTGTATATAACCGATACTTCAGCAATGTCTATGACCGTGTTTAAGAAGGAAATTGGTAGCCATATACAACGTCTACGCGACCAGAAAACCCCAGCTGAGCTGGGCATTCCCGCTAGCGAAGTAGCTGCACAATGTGAGAACGCTGCTCAAAACCCAGAGTCTTGCAACGTGAACGCAGTATTCGACCGCTCAGTTCCATTGAATGGCCCAGGCGGTGATCTACACGGCTTCGAATGGCAGCTGCAAGGTGACTTCGGCGCATTCGGCGATGCATGGGCCAATGTTGGTTATATTGCCAACTACACCTACGTAAAAACCGAACTAGCCTACTTAAATGAATTTGGTGCAGTAGACGTAGTTGCCAACCTGCAAAACCTATCAGAAGTGACTAAATCCGCCACTCTTTACTACGAAAACGATGTATTTAGTGCACGTATCGCCCTAGTAGATCGCAGCGATTACCTCACTGACCCGCGTGGCCGAGACTCAAACAATCAACACGGCACCTATGGTACCAGCAATGTTGACTTCTCTTCGTCGTACCAATTTAACGACAACCTGAAGTTCAATTTCGACATTAGCAATTTAACCAACCAAGGTGATGACCAATGGGTTGACCGTGAAGATTTGCGTTTGTCTTACTACCACGAGACTGGCACTCAGGTCTCATTAGGCGCGCAATACAAATTCTAA
- a CDS encoding glycoside hydrolase family 28 protein yields MYKISRRTTLKGLGLTCLAGCTTSLPTLEQDPWAFAQNIADNTTIPTFPNKEFNLLEFGGKEGSDNTLAFKKAIAACSKAGGGKVVVPAGRFETGAIHLESNVNLHISEGATIAFFTDPKYYLPAVFTRWEGMECMGYSPLIYAYGKTNIAITGKGTLDGQADPTHWWAWKGNKEWGVEGYPSQKESRNQLFAQAEAGDPVRERVYADGHYLRPSFVQPYKCENVLIEDITIINAPFWLLHPTLSQNVTVRGVHLESLGPNSDGCDPESCKNVVIENCFFNTGDDCIAIKSGRNNDGRRLATPTENVIIRNCKMEAGHGGVVIGSEISGGVRNVFAENNVMSSPDLEKGIRIKTNSVRGGLLENIYVRNCTIGEVQQAIVINFQYEEGDAGKFDPTVRNVEIRNLVCQHALQVFNIRGFERAPIQNFRIIDSTFVRGDNPGVIEHTTGLVIDNVQVNGKAFNI; encoded by the coding sequence ATGTATAAAATTTCACGCCGCACAACACTCAAAGGCTTAGGCCTAACTTGCCTAGCCGGCTGCACCACCAGCCTACCCACACTAGAGCAAGACCCATGGGCTTTTGCACAAAACATAGCGGACAACACCACCATCCCCACATTCCCAAACAAAGAATTTAATTTACTCGAATTCGGCGGCAAAGAAGGGAGCGACAACACCCTCGCCTTCAAAAAAGCGATTGCAGCATGCAGCAAAGCAGGTGGCGGCAAGGTGGTAGTACCCGCAGGACGATTTGAGACAGGCGCCATCCACTTAGAGTCGAACGTTAACCTTCATATTAGCGAAGGCGCTACCATCGCCTTTTTTACCGACCCCAAATATTACCTGCCTGCGGTTTTCACTCGCTGGGAAGGCATGGAGTGCATGGGCTACTCACCCCTTATATACGCCTACGGCAAAACCAACATAGCCATTACCGGTAAAGGCACCCTCGACGGTCAAGCCGACCCAACGCACTGGTGGGCATGGAAAGGCAACAAAGAATGGGGCGTAGAGGGCTACCCAAGCCAAAAGGAAAGCCGCAACCAACTATTTGCCCAAGCAGAAGCTGGCGACCCCGTTAGAGAGCGCGTGTATGCAGACGGCCACTACCTGCGCCCCTCGTTTGTGCAACCCTACAAGTGCGAAAACGTGCTGATAGAAGACATAACTATTATCAACGCTCCCTTCTGGTTGCTACACCCCACCCTTTCACAAAACGTCACTGTACGCGGTGTTCACCTAGAAAGCCTAGGCCCCAACTCGGATGGCTGCGATCCTGAAAGCTGTAAGAATGTAGTTATCGAAAACTGCTTTTTTAATACCGGTGACGACTGTATCGCTATTAAATCTGGCCGCAACAACGATGGCCGCAGGCTTGCCACACCTACCGAGAACGTGATTATTCGCAACTGTAAAATGGAAGCGGGTCACGGTGGCGTAGTTATAGGCTCAGAAATTTCTGGCGGCGTGCGCAATGTGTTTGCCGAAAATAACGTAATGAGCAGCCCCGATTTAGAGAAAGGCATTCGCATTAAAACCAACTCTGTGCGCGGCGGACTGCTAGAGAACATCTATGTGCGCAACTGCACCATAGGCGAAGTACAACAAGCCATTGTTATTAACTTCCAATACGAAGAAGGCGATGCGGGTAAATTTGACCCCACCGTGCGCAATGTAGAAATACGCAATTTGGTCTGCCAGCACGCCTTACAAGTGTTTAACATCCGCGGTTTTGAGCGCGCCCCCATTCAAAACTTTAGGATAATCGACAGCACCTTTGTGCGTGGTGACAACCCAGGCGTAATTGAACATACCACAGGGTTAGTTATCGACAACGTCCAAGTCAACGGCAAAGCGTTTAACATCTAG
- a CDS encoding FadR/GntR family transcriptional regulator, whose translation MNVAIEPKNLSGGRLYQRVAEQLAAVIAEGEYPPGSRLPAERKLAERFDVSRPTVREAIIALELAGCVEVRGGSGVYVSAESNNNLSSAEFAVGPFDILEARILVEGEAAELAAKRITDEELVEVRAALEAMVQENEQEPICEKADQNFHMLIARATKNEAVASACAHLWALRNSSPVSARILEKVRQSGSRPRIEEHLLILDALERRDPEGARDAMREHLSRVIQQLLDATEAEAVEEARRKIAFNRERFGISK comes from the coding sequence ATGAACGTAGCCATTGAACCTAAGAACCTATCAGGCGGACGGCTTTACCAGCGCGTCGCAGAGCAACTCGCGGCAGTAATTGCGGAAGGAGAATACCCTCCTGGCTCGCGCCTACCGGCTGAACGAAAACTAGCAGAACGCTTTGACGTAAGCCGCCCTACCGTGCGCGAAGCCATTATCGCACTAGAGCTGGCCGGCTGTGTAGAAGTACGCGGCGGCTCTGGTGTATACGTATCTGCCGAAAGCAATAACAACCTCTCATCTGCTGAATTTGCTGTTGGCCCATTCGATATTCTCGAAGCCCGAATCCTCGTAGAAGGAGAGGCGGCGGAGCTTGCAGCCAAGCGCATTACCGACGAAGAACTTGTCGAAGTGCGCGCAGCACTCGAAGCTATGGTGCAAGAAAACGAGCAGGAACCCATCTGCGAAAAAGCCGACCAGAACTTTCATATGCTTATTGCCCGTGCCACCAAAAACGAAGCAGTCGCATCGGCCTGCGCCCACCTTTGGGCACTGCGCAACAGCTCACCAGTGTCTGCCCGCATCTTAGAAAAAGTGCGCCAGTCTGGCTCTAGACCACGCATTGAAGAACACCTTCTTATACTAGATGCACTTGAAAGACGCGACCCAGAGGGCGCCCGTGACGCTATGCGCGAACACCTTTCTCGCGTTATCCAGCAATTATTAGACGCCACCGAAGCAGAAGCAGTGGAAGAAGCCCGTAGAAAAATCGCATTTAATCGCGAACGTTTTGGTATTTCTAAGTAA
- a CDS encoding UxaA family hydrolase, with the protein MAKLIHLHELDNVAITLEALEPQQEVLVGGVSIVAATAIDAMHKVATAAIPKGERILKYGQFIGYAAEDIQPGEHVHTHNCVVGDFEKDYGFCRNVTPTAFVSEENRATFNGFRRVNGKVGTRNYIGILTTVNCSATVAKQIAATFSYPGALADFPNVDGVVALTHESGCGMRSEGEGYDVLRRTFEGYVTHPNFGGVLLVGLGCETMQVQKVLDDSGLSESESFSTYTIQKVGGTRLAIEEGVERVRKLLPIVNSYNREPCSAAELVLAVQCGGSDAMSGVTANPALGAAADILVRHGGTVIYSETPEIFGAEHLLTRRAETPELAEGLLERIRWWEDYTQKHGFELNNNPSPGNKAGGLTTILEKSLGAQAKAGTTNMRGVYLYAEKVDTNGLVFMDSPGFDPVSVTGQVASGANVVCFTTGRGSAFGFKPVPSVKLASNTAIYKHMEEDIDINCGAITDGEHTVHSLGEEIFKTILAIASGEPSKSESLGYGDAEFNPWKIGAVV; encoded by the coding sequence GTGGCCAAGTTAATACATTTGCACGAATTAGATAACGTAGCGATTACATTAGAGGCGTTGGAGCCTCAGCAAGAGGTGCTGGTAGGTGGTGTGTCCATAGTGGCTGCTACGGCTATAGATGCTATGCACAAAGTAGCTACCGCGGCCATCCCCAAGGGTGAGCGCATATTAAAGTACGGTCAGTTTATTGGTTATGCGGCTGAAGATATTCAGCCGGGTGAGCATGTTCATACGCACAATTGTGTGGTGGGCGACTTTGAAAAAGATTACGGCTTTTGTCGCAACGTAACTCCTACCGCTTTTGTAAGCGAAGAAAATCGCGCAACTTTTAATGGTTTTCGTAGAGTTAACGGCAAGGTGGGTACGCGCAACTATATAGGTATTCTCACTACGGTTAATTGCTCGGCAACCGTTGCAAAACAGATTGCTGCTACGTTTAGTTACCCTGGTGCATTGGCGGATTTCCCCAATGTGGATGGCGTTGTTGCGCTTACTCACGAGTCTGGTTGCGGTATGCGCTCAGAAGGTGAGGGGTATGATGTATTGCGTCGTACTTTCGAAGGGTATGTTACTCACCCAAATTTTGGGGGTGTTTTGCTGGTTGGTTTGGGTTGCGAAACGATGCAGGTGCAAAAAGTATTGGACGACTCTGGTTTGTCTGAGTCTGAAAGCTTTAGTACTTATACCATTCAAAAGGTAGGTGGTACGCGTTTGGCTATTGAGGAAGGGGTAGAGCGTGTTCGCAAGCTGCTGCCTATTGTTAATAGCTATAATCGCGAACCATGCTCGGCGGCTGAGTTGGTTTTGGCGGTGCAGTGCGGCGGTTCTGATGCTATGTCGGGCGTAACGGCTAACCCTGCTTTGGGCGCTGCGGCAGATATTCTTGTTCGCCACGGCGGAACGGTTATTTATTCTGAAACCCCAGAAATTTTCGGTGCAGAGCATTTACTTACCCGTAGAGCGGAAACGCCTGAGTTGGCCGAAGGCCTATTAGAGCGTATTCGCTGGTGGGAAGACTACACCCAGAAGCATGGTTTTGAGTTAAATAACAATCCATCCCCAGGCAACAAGGCGGGCGGTTTGACGACTATTCTAGAAAAATCCCTCGGTGCGCAGGCGAAGGCCGGTACGACTAATATGCGTGGCGTTTACCTCTATGCCGAAAAGGTCGATACAAACGGGTTGGTCTTTATGGATAGTCCCGGTTTTGACCCTGTGTCTGTAACCGGGCAGGTTGCATCCGGCGCGAATGTGGTGTGCTTTACCACCGGTCGCGGTTCTGCCTTTGGCTTTAAACCTGTTCCAAGTGTGAAGTTGGCAAGTAACACTGCTATATATAAGCATATGGAAGAGGATATCGATATTAACTGTGGTGCTATTACCGATGGTGAGCACACCGTTCATAGCTTGGGCGAAGAAATCTTCAAAACCATCCTTGCTATTGCGTCCGGCGAACCAAGTAAAAGTGAGTCTCTTGGTTACGGTGACGCTGAATTCAACCCATGGAAGATTGGTGCTGTGGTGTAA
- a CDS encoding Re/Si-specific NAD(P)(+) transhydrogenase subunit alpha — protein MKIAIPRERRACEKRVAATPETVKKYVGMGFEVLVEKDAGTASRYMDDQYVAAGASIIGSMQELYSQADIVLKVQRPLLASEGGEDELGCMKSGALLLAVLSPYSAPEALDAYAKQGVIAIALEFVPRITRAQSMDVLSSQSNLAGYRAVLDAAYEYGRGFPMMMTAAGTIAPARVMVLGAGVAGLQAIATAKRLGAIVSATDVRPVAKEQVESLGGKFVMVESDELKDAETAGGYAKEMSDDFKRKQAALVAETLAKQDIAICTALIPGRKAPTLITDEMVHSMKPGSIIVDLAVEQGGNCTLSKPGEVVEVNGVKIVGHFNVPSRVATDASALFAKNLLNYLTPHVKAGEGSVELALDWADEIVAASVLTRAGDIVHPNFAAPAAAANQ, from the coding sequence ATGAAAATAGCCATACCAAGGGAGCGTCGCGCCTGCGAGAAGCGAGTTGCGGCTACCCCTGAAACCGTAAAGAAATATGTAGGTATGGGGTTTGAAGTGCTAGTGGAAAAAGACGCTGGTACTGCAAGCCGCTATATGGATGACCAATACGTTGCTGCTGGTGCAAGCATTATTGGCTCGATGCAAGAGTTGTACTCGCAGGCGGATATTGTGCTTAAGGTGCAGCGCCCACTGTTGGCGAGCGAAGGTGGTGAAGATGAGTTGGGGTGCATGAAGTCGGGTGCGTTACTTCTCGCTGTGCTATCACCTTACTCTGCACCGGAGGCGCTTGATGCGTATGCCAAACAAGGCGTGATAGCAATCGCGTTAGAGTTTGTGCCGCGTATTACGCGCGCGCAAAGTATGGATGTGCTCAGTTCGCAAAGTAACTTGGCGGGCTATCGCGCAGTGTTAGATGCCGCTTACGAATATGGTCGTGGCTTCCCTATGATGATGACTGCTGCAGGTACCATCGCGCCGGCACGTGTAATGGTGCTGGGGGCAGGTGTTGCAGGCTTGCAGGCTATTGCTACGGCTAAGCGATTGGGGGCTATTGTGTCGGCAACCGATGTTCGCCCTGTAGCGAAAGAGCAGGTGGAAAGCTTGGGTGGCAAGTTCGTGATGGTGGAGTCGGATGAGCTTAAAGATGCTGAAACGGCCGGCGGTTATGCCAAAGAAATGAGCGATGACTTCAAGCGCAAGCAGGCTGCCCTAGTGGCTGAAACGCTCGCTAAGCAAGATATTGCGATTTGTACCGCGCTTATTCCCGGTCGCAAGGCGCCAACGCTAATTACTGATGAGATGGTTCACAGTATGAAACCGGGCTCGATCATTGTGGATTTGGCGGTTGAGCAGGGCGGTAACTGTACCCTGTCCAAGCCTGGCGAGGTGGTGGAGGTTAACGGGGTGAAGATTGTTGGTCACTTTAACGTGCCTTCGCGGGTAGCGACTGATGCCAGTGCGTTGTTTGCAAAAAACTTGCTCAACTATTTGACGCCCCATGTTAAAGCTGGCGAAGGCTCGGTCGAGCTTGCGCTGGATTGGGCTGATGAAATTGTTGCTGCCAGTGTGCTTACGCGTGCAGGGGATATCGTTCATCCAAATTTCGCGGCACCTGCTGCTGCGGCTAACCAATAG
- a CDS encoding NAD(P) transhydrogenase subunit alpha — MHGDFISQLSIFVMAVFVGYYVVWSVTPALHTPLMAVTNAISSVIIVGAIIAAGPAEVGLAKVLGFVAIVLAAVNIFGGFAVTQRMLSMYKKKK, encoded by the coding sequence ATGCACGGTGATTTTATTTCCCAGTTATCCATATTCGTTATGGCTGTGTTTGTTGGCTACTACGTTGTTTGGAGTGTGACGCCCGCGTTGCACACACCGTTAATGGCGGTTACCAACGCAATATCGAGCGTAATTATCGTAGGTGCGATTATTGCGGCGGGCCCAGCTGAAGTTGGTTTGGCCAAAGTGTTGGGTTTTGTTGCCATTGTGTTGGCGGCTGTAAATATCTTTGGTGGCTTCGCGGTTACTCAAAGAATGTTATCCATGTATAAAAAGAAGAAATAG
- a CDS encoding NAD(P)(+) transhydrogenase (Re/Si-specific) subunit beta encodes MESQAISMVANLTSLAYLVSAVLFILALRGLSSPETSRAGNFMGMLGMAIAIATTILSPEITSYGWIFSALLIGGVIGVGIASRIAMTAMPQLVAAFHSLVGLAAVLVAGAAYTNPGAFGLLDTDGQIFVVSRIEMGLGVVVGAITFSGSIIAFTKLQGLVSGSPIVFRGQHALNAALGIAIVCLVAYFCADQSPMVFWGMTALAFIIGFLIIIPIGGADMPVVVSMLNSYSGWAAAGIGFTLHNNALIVTGALVGSSGAILSYIMCKGMNRSFFNVILGGFGADAESSAPAGGGADRPVKQGSAEDAGFIMKNAGSVIIVPGYGMAVAQAQHALREMGDELKKAGVKVSYAIHPVAGRMPGHMNVLLAEANVPYDEVFELEDINNEFQQADVAFVIGANDVTNPAAKTDPQSPIFGMPILEVSRARTVLFVKRGMAAGYAGVQNELFFNDNTMMLFGDAKKMVEGILRNLD; translated from the coding sequence ATGGAATCTCAAGCCATATCAATGGTGGCTAACTTAACGTCGTTAGCTTATCTGGTGTCTGCAGTATTGTTTATTTTGGCTCTGCGCGGCTTATCGTCGCCAGAGACGTCTCGGGCGGGTAATTTTATGGGTATGTTGGGCATGGCTATCGCCATTGCAACAACAATTCTAAGTCCGGAAATAACTTCCTATGGGTGGATATTCTCTGCCTTATTAATAGGTGGTGTTATTGGGGTGGGAATAGCCTCGCGAATTGCAATGACCGCCATGCCTCAGTTAGTGGCGGCTTTTCACAGTTTGGTTGGCTTGGCGGCGGTGCTTGTTGCGGGTGCCGCGTATACCAATCCAGGCGCTTTTGGTCTGCTAGATACTGATGGTCAGATCTTTGTGGTAAGCCGAATAGAAATGGGGCTTGGTGTGGTAGTAGGGGCCATTACGTTTTCGGGCTCTATTATTGCGTTTACTAAGTTGCAGGGCTTGGTGTCTGGTTCGCCAATTGTATTTCGTGGTCAGCACGCCCTAAATGCCGCGCTAGGCATAGCCATAGTATGTTTGGTGGCTTATTTCTGTGCGGACCAGTCGCCGATGGTGTTCTGGGGGATGACGGCATTAGCTTTTATTATTGGCTTTCTTATTATTATCCCTATTGGGGGTGCTGACATGCCGGTTGTGGTGTCGATGCTTAACTCCTACTCGGGATGGGCGGCGGCCGGTATTGGTTTTACTCTGCATAACAACGCTTTGATTGTGACCGGTGCACTGGTGGGTTCCTCGGGGGCTATTCTCTCGTACATTATGTGTAAAGGTATGAATCGCTCGTTCTTTAATGTGATTCTTGGTGGGTTTGGTGCCGATGCGGAGTCTTCTGCTCCTGCAGGTGGCGGTGCAGATCGGCCGGTGAAACAGGGTAGCGCAGAGGACGCAGGCTTTATTATGAAGAATGCAGGCTCGGTAATTATTGTGCCTGGCTACGGTATGGCTGTGGCTCAGGCTCAGCATGCGCTGCGCGAGATGGGCGATGAGCTTAAGAAGGCGGGTGTTAAGGTCAGCTACGCTATTCACCCTGTGGCGGGGCGAATGCCTGGGCATATGAACGTGCTGCTGGCGGAGGCAAATGTCCCCTACGACGAAGTGTTCGAGTTGGAGGATATCAACAATGAATTCCAGCAGGCGGATGTAGCCTTTGTGATAGGTGCTAACGACGTAACGAACCCTGCTGCCAAGACTGATCCTCAGAGCCCTATCTTTGGTATGCCTATCTTAGAGGTGTCCAGAGCGCGTACCGTGCTGTTTGTGAAGCGAGGGATGGCCGCAGGTTACGCTGGGGTGCAGAACGAACTTTTCTTCAATGACAACACAATGATGTTATTTGGGGATGCAAAAAAGATGGTAGAGGGTATACTGCGCAACCTCGATTAG
- the rpsJ gene encoding 30S ribosomal protein S10, giving the protein MQNQRIRIRLKAFDHKLIDASTQEIVETAKRTGAQVRGPIPLPTRKERYTVLVSPHVNKDARDQYEIRTYKRLLDIVEPTEKTVDALMKLDLAAGVEVQISLG; this is encoded by the coding sequence ATGCAGAATCAACGTATTCGAATTCGCCTGAAAGCTTTTGATCACAAGTTGATTGATGCTTCTACTCAGGAAATTGTTGAGACCGCTAAGCGTACTGGTGCGCAGGTTCGAGGTCCTATTCCTCTTCCTACTCGCAAAGAGCGTTATACGGTTTTGGTTTCGCCGCACGTAAACAAAGATGCACGAGATCAATACGAGATTCGTACTTACAAGCGCTTGCTAGACATCGTTGAGCCAACCGAAAAAACGGTTGATGCTTTGATGAAGTTAGATTTGGCAGCGGGTGTTGAAGTACAAATTAGTTTGGGCTAG
- the rplC gene encoding 50S ribosomal protein L3: MTIGIVGRKSGMTRIFTDDGLSVPVTVVEVDPNRITQVKSVETDGYAAVQVTVGSRRASRVSKPEAGHFAKAEVEAGRTVLELRNESGEQFEVGGLLTVEAFEAGQKVDVTGASKGKGFAGVIKRYNFRMQDATHGNSLSHRAPGSIGQCQTPGRVFKGKKMAGHMGAARVTTQNLEVVRVDVERNLLLIKGAVPGAPGGDVIIRPAVKSRNNG, translated from the coding sequence ATGACGATTGGTATAGTCGGCCGCAAGAGCGGTATGACGCGCATTTTTACAGACGATGGTTTATCCGTTCCTGTTACTGTGGTTGAGGTTGATCCTAACCGCATCACCCAGGTGAAAAGCGTAGAAACCGACGGTTATGCAGCAGTGCAAGTAACCGTAGGGTCTCGTCGAGCCTCCCGTGTTAGCAAGCCTGAAGCGGGTCATTTTGCTAAAGCAGAAGTTGAAGCGGGTCGCACCGTACTTGAATTGCGCAACGAAAGTGGCGAGCAATTCGAAGTTGGTGGGCTGCTAACTGTTGAAGCTTTCGAAGCTGGTCAAAAAGTTGATGTGACTGGTGCATCTAAAGGTAAGGGTTTTGCTGGCGTGATTAAGCGCTACAACTTCCGTATGCAAGATGCAACACATGGTAACTCTTTGTCTCACCGTGCTCCTGGTTCTATTGGTCAATGTCAAACTCCTGGCCGAGTATTTAAAGGCAAGAAGATGGCAGGTCATATGGGTGCTGCACGTGTAACCACCCAGAACTTAGAAGTTGTTCGGGTCGACGTTGAGCGTAATTTACTGTTGATCAAGGGTGCTGTTCCTGGTGCTCCTGGTGGTGACGTAATTATTCGTCCCGCAGTTAAATCGCGTAACAACGGTTAA